A single window of Halotalea alkalilenta DNA harbors:
- the thiE gene encoding thiamine phosphate synthase: MNPAHGKQYRDWRRGVYAITDSGLTPDDERLFAAVEAALEGGLALLQYRDKSNDQVLRERQARGLAARCAAHGVALIINDDLALAARLGVGVHLGQQDGSIAAARALLGEQAIIGATCHASLELARRARDEGASYLAFGRFFASRTKPEAPPASLELLGQARALGLPCVAIGGIDHSNAAIARRAGADLIAVVHAVFAADDPARAVIGLREAR, from the coding sequence TTGAACCCAGCGCATGGCAAGCAGTACCGGGATTGGCGCCGGGGCGTCTACGCGATTACCGACAGCGGGCTGACCCCGGACGACGAACGACTCTTCGCCGCGGTCGAGGCTGCGCTCGAAGGCGGCTTGGCGCTGCTTCAGTACCGCGACAAGTCGAACGACCAAGTCCTGCGCGAACGCCAGGCACGCGGGCTCGCAGCGCGCTGCGCCGCCCATGGGGTGGCGCTGATCATCAATGACGATCTGGCGCTCGCGGCGCGGCTGGGAGTCGGCGTTCACCTCGGCCAGCAGGATGGCTCCATCGCTGCCGCCCGCGCGCTGCTCGGCGAACAGGCGATCATCGGTGCGACCTGCCATGCGAGCCTCGAACTCGCTCGTCGCGCCCGCGACGAAGGCGCGAGCTATCTCGCCTTCGGCCGCTTCTTCGCTTCACGCACCAAGCCAGAGGCGCCGCCGGCCTCGCTCGAGCTGCTCGGCCAGGCGCGAGCGCTGGGGCTGCCTTGCGTTGCGATCGGCGGTATCGATCACAGTAACGCCGCCATCGCGCGCCGCGCCGGCGCGGATCTGATCGCGGTGGTGCACGCGGTATTCGCCGCCGATGATCCGGCTCGCGCGGTGATCGGTCTGCGCGAAGCCCGCTAG